One Helianthus annuus cultivar XRQ/B chromosome 12, HanXRQr2.0-SUNRISE, whole genome shotgun sequence genomic region harbors:
- the LOC110895738 gene encoding zinc finger protein 4, giving the protein MESPNNIFESKEESEICNQNASKGGTTSSESTPPVTLDLTLAFNPLMMLEHAPTEVPPSATPRVFSCNYCRRKFYSSQALGGHQNAHKRERTMAKRAMRMGMLSDRYPSLASLPLHGSTFQSLGIEAHGSLHQPRVVPQQTSFYTMTGGPRFDQTYVGLPVFMEEDEPEMSWPGSFRQINNVGDSSMAPPPRRDSTATPDLTLKL; this is encoded by the coding sequence ATGGAATCTCCTAATAACATCTTTGAATCCAAAGAAGAATCAGAAATCTGCAATCAAAACGCATCCAAAGGCGGCACCACCAGTTCAGAATCAACCCCACCAGTCACTCTGGACCTAACTCTGGCCTTCAACCCCCTCATGATGCTTGAACATGCCCCCACAGAAGTTCCACCTTCAGCAACACCGCGTGTTTTCTCCTGCAATTACTGCCGCCGCAAGTTCTACAGCTCACAGGCATTGGGAGGTCATCAAAACGCGCACAAACGAGAAAGAACAATGGCGAAGAGAGCCATGAGGATGGGAATGTTGTCTGATAGATATCCGAGTTTAGCATCTTTACCTCTTCATGGATCCACATTTCAGTCGCTGGGTATTGAGGCTCACGGGTCATTGCATCAACCGCGGGTTGTACCTCAACAAACGAGCTTTTACACCATGACAGGTGGACCAAGATTCGACCAAACCTATGTTGGGTTACCAGTGTTCATGGAGGAAGATGAACCCGAAATGTCTTGGCCAGGTAGCTTCAGGCAAATTAATAATGTGGGTGATTCGAGTATGGCTCCACCACCGCGTAGAGATTCAACCGCCACCCCAGATCTTACTTTGAAACTTTGA